One stretch of Aeromicrobium fastidiosum DNA includes these proteins:
- a CDS encoding type II secretion system F family protein — MSVAAAVLVMMAVRLRWPAGRSRVRSRLVLAPPVVSRGWLVAVAVAVGAVASAWLPAISGPGVVLLATVGGVGWFAVLQVRAGRARATVARHRAEVVELLGLMSAELRAGVLAQRMMASLADDFPVLRLAARTAETGGDVAQAFRVAAATPGCELLRDVAGAWQVSDRSGAPLATVIGRLEQSARVDREIDREIQSGVAPARATGRMMAALPAMGLLLGSGMGGDPVEVLTSTWIGVTCLAAGCGLACAGIAWIERIAATSGTTS; from the coding sequence GTGAGCGTCGCGGCGGCCGTGCTGGTCATGATGGCGGTCCGGCTGCGCTGGCCGGCCGGACGGTCGCGGGTGCGGTCGCGCCTCGTGCTGGCCCCGCCCGTGGTCTCGCGCGGCTGGCTGGTCGCGGTGGCCGTGGCCGTCGGGGCGGTCGCGTCCGCGTGGCTGCCGGCGATCTCCGGTCCGGGTGTCGTGCTGCTCGCCACGGTCGGGGGAGTCGGCTGGTTCGCGGTGCTCCAGGTGCGGGCGGGACGGGCGCGGGCGACGGTCGCGAGGCACCGTGCCGAGGTCGTCGAGCTGCTGGGTCTCATGTCGGCCGAGCTGCGGGCCGGCGTGCTCGCACAGCGCATGATGGCCAGCCTCGCGGACGACTTCCCGGTGCTCCGACTGGCCGCCAGGACCGCCGAGACGGGCGGTGACGTGGCGCAGGCGTTCCGGGTGGCCGCGGCGACGCCGGGGTGCGAGCTGCTGCGCGACGTCGCGGGTGCGTGGCAGGTCTCCGACCGGTCCGGCGCGCCGCTCGCCACCGTCATCGGCCGGCTCGAGCAGTCGGCACGCGTCGACCGCGAGATCGACCGCGAGATCCAGTCCGGCGTGGCACCTGCGCGGGCCACGGGCCGGATGATGGCGGCACTGCCCGCCATGGGCCTCCTGCTGGGCTCCGGCATGGGCGGCGATCCGGTCGAGGTGCTCACCTCGACCTGGATCGGGGTGACGTGCCTGGCCGCCGGCTGCGGTCTCGCCTGTGCGGGCATCGCCTGGATCGAGCGCATCGCCGCCACGTCGGGCACGACATCGTGA